In Epinephelus fuscoguttatus linkage group LG6, E.fuscoguttatus.final_Chr_v1, the DNA window ggagacagtgtctgcctcccggaccgtaacaggaagatgattccacaggagaggagcctgatagctgaaggctctggctcctgatctacttttggagactttagggaccacgagtaaccctgcgttctcagagcgcagtgttctggtgggataataaggcactatgagctctctaagatatgatggagcttgaccatttagagctttataagttaacagtaggattttaaattcagttctggattttacagggagccagtgcagagaagctaaaacaggagaaatatgatctcgtttcttagttcctgttagtacacgtgctgctgcattctgaattagctggagagtttttaaggacttactagagctacctgataatagagagttacagtaatccagccttgaggtaacaaaagcgtggaccaatttttctgcatcttttcgggtcaggataggcctaattttcgcaatattacgcagatgaaaaaatgcagtccgtgaggtttgttttaaatgagaattaaaagacaaatcttgatcaaatgttactccgaggtttcttacggtagtgctagaggccagagcaatgccatctagagaaactatgtcatcagataaagagtctctgagttgtttggggccaagaacaataacttcagttttgtctgaatttaacatcaggaaattggagctcatccaggtttttatgtctttaaggcaattatggagtttagttaattgattactttcttctggcttcatcgataaatacaactgtgtatcatccgcataacaatggaaatttatagagtgatttctaatgatgttgcctaaaggaagcatatatagaataaataggattggtccgagcacagaaccttgcggaactccaaaacaaactttggtatgtaaggacgattcattatgaacgtcaacaaactgaaaacgatcagataaataagatttaaaccagcttagtgcagaaccttttaggccaattaagtgatccagtctctgcagtagaatttgatggtcaatagtgtcaaacgctgcactaagatctaataaaacaagtacagagacgagtcctttgtctgaagcaatgagaaggtcatttgtaattttaactagagctgtctcagtgctatgatgcactctaaatcctcactgtaattcctcaaataaattattatcatggagaaaatcacacagctggtctgcgactactttctcaaggatctttgacataaagggaagattagatattggtctatagatggctaacacctctggatccagggtgggcttttttagtagaggtttaattacagctaccttaaaagactgtggtacatagcctgttaataaggatagattgatcatatcatatcattgatcatatcaataaaatatttaaaatataaacatacaaacatacaaaaaaagcaTGTCATTTACTTATTACAAAGATGTTCGCAGTTTTTTGCTCGTGTAGTTCTACTGTAACGATTAAACCCATTCATTGCctttctcttcctgtcctcAAATGCTCTCTGACTTTGTCTCTTCTTCCAGTGACCTCATTCCCGCAGCCACTCCCTCCAGCCCTGCACTAACGTCGCTCCCTCCACTCCCAGGCTGCATTTCATTAGTTGTTCAACATGCCCTTGTTGACTTCCCCTCTGCATTTGCCCTCAGGGGAATTCCTGCTGCCATCATAGGTAttgtttcattgtttcattAGTCTGAAAAGCTGAAGTAAACTTGGTGAGATCGAGCCCGACAGGGCTGAGaaagaacaataaaacaataatggtGACTCTACAGGTGTATGTATACCACGCACAGGGCTTTCTATGCATTTGATGCAAGAAATGACATCCAGGCTTAGATGGCAGTAACATACGTAAAGTCCAGTTGCTTTATACtgaaaagaagaagatgaagatgattcAGAAAATGATGCAGCTAATTTCTGATCACAGTTATCCACAGAAGGTGCCTTTGTCTCATTCACATGGGTCTGTAGGTATCTGTGATGATTTGTAAACAGCTGGTGGCAGTTCAGGATAGTTTCGGCTGGAAGTGCACAAGGGCAGGTGTGTTCACTTCAATCCCCGACTCCTCCACCGCCCACTTTCCTTCCACTCTCCAGGTGGCCTCCGTGTGACGTCTGCTGTTTCATAATACCAAGTGCTGGGAGTGagtgagaggccgtttacacgtacacggtgattttgataaacgaagacatcttccttcgtttgtgcccttcgtttacacgcaaacagagatttctcctctgaaaacgagtccttctaaaaactccggccagagtggagattttggaaaactctggTTGcacgtttgcatgtaaactgagataaacggagataaacggagttataggcagcccaCTTCAAAGTATGCGCTGGAACTTGCGCCTGCGTTAAAAAGTGcaacctatgttgctatggtgacaatggatacatggaaggcttgagcttcttgttacactgccacctacaggtttggcatgctcttgtgtatatatacatgggtaagtgtaaacgaagatctttttgaaaacggagacggtgaaatgtccgtttatgaaactagccggcaacgtgtaaatgGCGTCTCAGTGAAACACAGTGCCAATCACCTGGCTTTCTCCgcccacctgctcacctgttccCACTTTCCTCATCAGCCCTGCACATATTTAAGCAGCTCTTTCCCACTCACTCCTGGCACATTGTCAAAGCTAACATGTGCTTTGTACGTTTGCTTTCAAGCCACCAGAACCTGAACTTTACCCTGACTCTGTTACCTGTCTGTAAGCATCATCTAGATTTAAATCTTTTCCCTTTTACCTCACACTCCTTTTATGGCTTATATACACAAATATGAACCATGTGCATGACACAACCCCCCAAAATCTACAGCTGTTATGTTATGCTTCCATCTCTTTGAGACCATCATGTTCAATTTACAAGGACTAGAATTTTAGGCTGTTCTACAATCCTGGTTGTCAAATCTCTATCAACATGCAGGCTGtgctcatgcactgtttgtatgtattCCTGCAAAAAGTGACTTTGTACGCGCCCACGTAATCATTAGCCAGTAGTTTGTGTATGATCCATGTGTTTTgtaaggctgtgatcacatcaCCAATGTgttgatgggagtaaagaagtaAGTGGTCTTATAAGGATGAGGGTTTAGAGTGCTGGATCGGTTACAAAACTTTCCACAGAGACTTTCCACAGAGAGCGGTGTTTGGAACCAGGTAAactttgagacattttaaagtacatcttcaccatgtttcttttcctaaccctaaccacagtaCCTTcatttgcctaaacctaacctctgtaactttacattaagtacgtaactttatgttaagtatttAATGTAATTCGCGGGGCGCCAATTCATAGGATGTCATACTAATCgttttatgtgcatttttgttagatatcatatgaaccgttATATGAAGATACATTAGATTAGGACAGACAAACCTGAAGTCGAAGTGAAGTCGAAGTCGTCGGTGCTGGGGCAGTGACTTGCTgcgtcattcattcattcattcatcttctaaccgcttcatcctcttgagggtcgcgggggggctggagcctatcccagctgacatcaggcgagaggcagggtacaccctggacaggtcaccagactatcacagggctgacacatagagacaaacaaccattcacactcacattcacacctacggacaatttagagtcatcagttaacctagtccccagtctgcatgtctttggactgtgggaggaagctggagtgcccggagagaacccacgcttacacgggaagaacatgcaaactccacacagaagggctcccacacccgggatcgaaccggcaaccctcttgctgtgaggcgaggcggatgaaagttaaggtggcaaaagtccgagTGTGGCGGgcagaaggggtggtggatgggtccaataaacCACGACATTCACCTCAGAGGACGGTGTTcacatcccgtaagattctaaagccaaaccctgttgtttttttctaaacctaaccacatgcttttgttgttgaaggaaaaaaaagtcagttcacagtgttgtactATCGTACAGTAGTGCGTTTAtcttgaaagagactgtatgcaaactgcaaATTTCCCTTAAAAACTGGAGTGTTtcttaaaagaaaacaatgctTGTAaaaggcagaagttgacacagcgtcccagaatgtcaacaaccaacgcacccagggtaccttgcatgttgtatgtggacgtagaaaccaaatgtcaatatgtgacgaggtcggagagAGAATTTGTTGGACAGACCATCATGTTATGATTGCAAtgagggatgcatgataatatgcCGATattagctttaaaatgaaatattggaattggccaacatgctgatTATATTGGCATGTCATCGGtatcttattttgcacaatgagtattacatacattgaaaagtattgtatttcatgtctccatcttctggtgcatgcataatatgatgttaattccactacagaagagactttaTGATCACCAAAATTAGgtgggggaaaaagtggatatatcgatattggtATCGGTTATCGGTCAATGCATCCCTACTTGCAGTGTAAACCCAAACCCACCAAACCTAAACTAGAAATAGAATTCGTTGCAGCTGTGGTGGGATtcaacagatacaaacaaacaaaaaaggctcACTGACTCATTTTCACTCCCAACCGAGTGAACAGTGTCGTCGACGAAGAATGACAGACATGCTCAAGATCTGGAAAAACAaggctttattttgaaaatggtcaATGATCAAAGAAATCCACACAACATAAAAAAGGTGCTGCCTGAGTAGTTCAGTGCTCAGAGATATCTTAGTGAGCTACACACTCTGACAAACTTTCacattttatacttttatatatCTCCCACAATTCATCAtcttgtaaaacaaaaatgccacaaaaatataaaaatccttcaaaaatgttttattttcatcacaACCCAAACATAATTTTAATAGAATATAGTCATAGTTTAGTCATAGGAGGAGTCACtattattataaatgtatttattggtTTGATCCACCCCGTCTGCTTGGTAAATGGTCCACTCCGgctctgttgttgctgtggcTGAGAAGGTCACAGATCACTCTCAGTTTACTCATAATTCAGTCCATTGCAGCGGTCGGGCTGTAGACACACAAATATTTATTAGAAACGAAAGCCACTGATTTCATCACTGCTTGAAACTGAAACTCCTGCACCAACATGATGACAGAAACAAGACAGACTGTGGTGCTTCTTTACAACGTCATGACTCAAACAAAGGCAGcgtttgtgttttcactgtttaatGAATTTCAACACTTTATTGAGGCTTCAAACAGACTGAAGTTTTAGTATAACTTGGCACAACTAGGAAAccttgatgttttttcttttttaaattcagctCCTTTTTGATTGCATCTCATGAAGTATTGTGTTAACAAAGTTGGCTAGCATATATAAAATGCTTCAAATGACAGGTGCAAGACTTTCAGATCTCACTGTAAATGTTAAAAGGAAAAGTTCCACATGTTGGaaaaattttgaaaacagacgatgcatgtgacaggcatcccagaacgtcaacatccaacctttcacatcgtatctggGTGCAGAAAGTCcgtgaccaaacgttgatatgtgatgaggtcggagtgagaatgtgctgatTTGTTAGCTACATAGCTAtcattagctagcaagctagctttccAATTGCATCACATCAGGCACTGCCAATTTTCAGCGCTAATATCGCCTCGACTGGTGATAGTTACTCGCCCGCTTTCGCTTATGTGTGACTGTATAATGCTGTGTTGTGGTCACTTTACATTTTTCTGTCAGATCATGTTAAAATCTTATGTGGAAGCCAGACTTTTAAGTGTCGAGTTTCATAAAGAAAACTTATTTGATACCATGCACTTTTGATATTCAGAGCAATACAATATCTAGAGTTAAGATACCCTGTAGTTATGCTTCTTGCAGAACTTCTTCAGGCGGTCCACGTGCTTCACCACCTCATGGACCCATGGCTCATCAGAGGGCACACAGAGTTTTCTCTTAAGTCTGGTcacaaaactgcaaaaacatcaaataatCCAGATCAGGGTATGAATGTGATAACTTGCAGTGTGTCCCATCTACTAATCAGAAACATCGTTCACTTCACACCACCTCAACTTACATCATGGCATCAATAAGGCAGCCCTGTCCCTTGATCTGTCGGCGGTAGTCTGCAACCTTGGGTTTGTCAATGGTTTTGTTTGCGACACTCAGGCAGCAGTCCATTGGTATCTCTGCAAATGTCACTGAAAGACAGAGAAGATCAGATCAATTTCGCTGCACCTTCTCCTGTAGACTAGTTTTCAGTCTAATTCTTCACAGAGAACAGATTTCAACAGCACAAATTCACGtcagttacagttatgactCAGAAAGTATCAAAATATCAACAGAGATTTATAGATCAGCCACTGGCTAGTCTGTCTGTACTCAGCCCATGTGTTGCTTTATACGCTCTGAAGCTTAACGTTTtctattttgaaaaaagtttgCATTGATCAAATTATTAGTGACTTTGAATACACATTGTACCCACTTAACCTCGAGCCAGTAATTCCTGAGTAACCCATGTTAtcaggaaggctgtgatcacctgaccaatgcactgacaagagaaaagaaggaaatgGTATAAAGACTGGAAATTCGTGTAGTGAGGCAGGctggggcggtggatgggtcaaacaaatgcaggactttcccccaggagataGGTGTTTCGAACTGTGTGAAACCAGGTGAACCttgagttattttaatgtatgtcttcaccatttttcttttcctaaacacctagtctcttttactagcctAATGTGgatacacattttgacaaataaacgcctggtctggttgccaaacaGTGATTCATACTTTAGCTATTTGAAATGTGATGACCCAGTCTGTTgtctttttccatgtttttgttttttagctttattttgtttttcatcttgtattttgttttttctctcttgaGCCTTGGAGGGAGTGGGATGGGGGTGGGGGTCCATATTTacatatgttttttaatttgcattattttttttcttgtcggCTCAATCACAAAAGATGTGACATTAATTAATTGTGACAGCAAGTAGCATACAtcaggcagagtagggcgggtcttAGCAGAACATTGCGTCACCAAAGAGGTTAAGATGTCGCCAAAATTTACAAAAACATATGATCAAGAAAACTGAGTATTCAAAGAAAAGTGGATGGACGAGTATGTGTCCATTTTGCCCCAGTCCAGCCAATTGCTGCCGTTCCCTGATGTTGAATAAAAATCAGATGTGAACCTTTGAGTAATATGTTTGAGAACCCCGACCCAAACGCTCAGGATGTCCTGACTTTTACAGCCACCTTTGATGCCTACCAAGAGTTTTATACTCAGCTGGTGCAACCACTGTTATTATACAGTTCAATTCAAGACATAACTTTACTCGCTCACAAGATTTTAGTTAAAAACATTTGATCAAACACAGCGAAAGCCCAATAAAGTCACCAGCTATCAGTTAAGTGCAAACCAATCTGCTGCAAAACGAAGTTTTATCTCCATGTTCAAGTTTAATGAGGCTATTATGCTGTTggtatgtgtgtgggtgaaaGATGGGGCGTGGCAGGCTGCCACTTTCCAGCCCATCAAACGTTTAGGCGGTGAGGTTTTATGGCAGTGACACAATACACACATCTGTGAAGGACTTCAAAAGGTCTGTTAGGAGACATCCTGTTTTCCTTTTAAAGATACATTAGCActtgtatttaaataaataaatatatgtaactCTTTTTGATCACACAATATAGTGTTGAAATTATGTACTTAATAAATATTTTGGAAGCATTAATTCACCATATACGAGCCTTTTAGATTTAGCTTTTGCCAAAACATCTGACATTTCTATTTCATCCTTTTTTAAGGGCAAATATAGATGTGATGTTATAAGAATGCAAAACTTGTGCAGTGTAAGCagctggcattttttttttaaagtaaattaaagacTGATCAGTttaatctggctttttaatttgGAGCAACATTACAGTCTTATTTTTTAAGCTTTAATCACTGGTTTTCAACTCATTTTATAgctgttattttttaattgaattgaattaaattgaattcgatttcattttatttcat includes these proteins:
- the LOC125890157 gene encoding C-C motif chemokine 19-like — translated: MAPWGDTKLFFCILFITCCYCCMVTFAEIPMDCCLSVANKTIDKPKVADYRRQIKGQGCLIDAMIFVTRLKRKLCVPSDEPWVHEVVKHVDRLKKFCKKHNYRPDRCNGLNYE